CCCTTTATCTCGCACCTGTCAGTGATTGTAACTCATGCTCTGAaaatgcccttgaaaatcaaagaaattgtaattaggaaaaaaaatggacaacagacttattattgtgagaaaaaataatcattatgtggcttatgatataaaaataaagtctggtgctcgagagccagagccatgctatcagccttgctgtgagtgtatctctcatttcttcgagcactgacacctctcacaccttgggacccctggactggctggagctggtctccagtacttgggccatcttccactgccttcctagacacattatcagggagctggactggaagtagaatagccaggacacaaaccaatgcccatatgggatgctggcaccacaggcagaggcttaaccttctacaccacatcCCAGCCCTGATGTGTTCAAACTGTTAGCTAAGCCACCCGATTATAACAAACACTCTCGGAAATCTTTGAAGATGTATATGAGGAAAAAATTAGTTCAAGTATCCTGAATTAATAAATTCTTGATCTTTCAGAAACTGAATATGCAATGTCAAAAACAGTTGTGATGAACTCAATACTATTGACCACTAGAGGGAAGCCAAGGCCCATTTATCCTGTGTCACACagtgtggggcggggggggggggggcgggggggggggcagatgcTTCCAGAGAACCTGTGTATGAACCCAGTGCACAAGACAAAGCAACCTTCACCCCCAACTTGGGCTGTCTGCGTGGCTGGAGCGGTTTTAGTGTTTTAACGGACTCATAGAGTCCACATGTTACCAGCTTCCAAGTTCAGGGACTTGATTTACAACACCTGTTCCCACTTTCTAAGTGAGACCTTCACCAGATGAGGTTTCTTTAAAATCCAAGTATCTTAAAACAAAGTGGAAATACAGTTATCACCTAGTAAGTATAACAGTAAGACTCAATATGTTATTGATTATCAGTAGTAATATAAACTCATGACGAAGAAAGAATGTACCAAAAAGGAGAATTTCAGTAAAACCAATAAGAATTTCTGACCGTTATTTCTAACTTTAAAGTCTTAAAGTTCACAGGTAACTTCggatatataaaaatacattgtttCCCGTTGTCATGCTTGGTTCTTCTAAAGTACTCTACAGCCTTGACCACTCCTTGTGCATTGTCACTTCATAGCCTTCAGACTGTCTATCCTCTAGATTCCTTTCATCTACTAATGTCCTTTCCTATACTGCTGAGGTCACTTAACAAATTTCCCTCTCACACTCTGTGCTTGATCTGTGCTGTGCTCAATGCAAACAAGtgtcaccatcaccacctccactTTTCGAGAAAATTTTTTGTGAAAAATTACTTCATCATTCATGAAATTCAGACTTCATGAAATCCAGACTTGAAAActttttcatttaaagatttatttatttgaaaggcagagttacaaagagagagggagagacagattttccatctgctaattcacttcccatatggctgcaacagccaggttgggccagactgggtctcccatgtgggtagcaggggtccaagtatttgggccatcctctgctgccttcccaggctcattagcaggatgttggatggggagtggagcagccaggatttacaTGGGCATCTGTATGTtgtaccagcattgcaggcagtgactcaaCCCTCTATGACGTAAAGCTGGTCCCCAGACTTGAAATCTTTCCTGCTTAAGTACTTTGGGATCATACCCATCACCTGCCTCACCCCAATCCAATCAGACATCAAGTTCTAATGAGTTATTCTCCCATTTCTTAACCTCTCATCTTTATACTCCTTGTTTTCTCTTCAAAATTTCTACAATTAAGTGTTTTTCATATTTAGAATCCAATACTATGACTGTTGaccaaatatattaaataaaccaTTTTCAGGATTTTAATTGTTTACCCTCAATTACACACTTAGTAAAAGGGTAAAAGTAGAAGGAGCTACTGTACAGACAGTCTCACAGTCTTCAACAATGAGCAAGGACCATGCTTAATGGATAACCATTTCCAAACAATGCTACATCTGCCCAGAGAAATGGCAACAGCAATGCCCATCATCTGGTGGCACTCTTGTCTGGATGTGGCCCCTTCTCAGAGTCCTTAAATTCTCTCCTAACATAACAGGTCCTTATAAAAATCTTGCTGCTTTCCTCTGAAAAAACCATCTTTAATTAAGCAGTTGTGGTTTTCATGTAGCATGCACCCAAAAATAGATGTCTCTTAGTAAGTTAAAAATAAGCATCACTGAAATATTGAATATAACAGAAAGCAGAAGCTGATGTCTCAAATATAATTTTACTCTTGAATTAAAACGAGCAAGATatgtaaaagaaaggaaaagaactgAGAGAGAGCTTCCGTACAATgcttcatctaaaaaaaaaaaaaaaaaagtcatgtgcCTACGATTTTCAACTATCCTGTAAGAAAACTGGACTAAGAAACACCGCTTATGTGGTCATTTCCTTTACTGTAATCACGTCAGTGTGACAGTAAAATTATTCCCTGTTCACAGGTGAAGGCAGGTAAtttcagattaaaaataaatttgcggctggcgctgtggctcaacaggctaatcctccgccttgcggcgccagcacactgggttctagtcccggtcggggtgccggattctaccccggttgcccctcttccaggccagctctctgctatggcccgggaagacagtggaggatggcccaagtgcttggccctgtaccccatgggagaccaggagaagcacctggctcctggcttcggatcagcgtggtgcgcctgccgcagcggccattggagggtgaaccaacggcaaaaaggaagacctttctctctgtctctctctctcactatctactctgcctgtcaaaaataaataaataaataaataaatttgcccTGGAATTTTCTGTATTCTAATTATTTGTGCTGGCTTTGGCAAAAATGGTGGAGTTGGATGCAACTCTGAAAACAAGTTGCCAGAATGTCcaaggaccaggaggaagcattcaATGTGAAATCAAACTACTGATCTGCGACATGGGGGCAGCTACTGGAGCCAACCGCTCACACTTGGGCTTCTTTGGTGATTTTCAAGTTCATTTTTCCCTTCACGAACTCTCATTTAAAAAGCCCAGCTTGTGCTTCTTAAACAGAAAGTGAAGTGTTGCAGCACAATCTGGCTAAAGATGTCCAAGTTAAAGTAAGAGAACCCATGGTTGAGTGGTAGAGAAGGATTCTGAAATGTAGAATCAAAgtttccaaacacacacacacatacacacacacacagtcctagGGGTCTGTACACAGAAAACACAGATCTTTGGGACATCAAGTTTCAGGTGAAGCCCTTTATCCGCACCGAACATGCTGAGAAGGCCCATCAACCTACCCCCTAGCACACATGCTAACAGCAAAGTTCAGTTTTCACTCTGCTAGAGATTCCCACAGATTAGTTTCTGCCACCtctgaggatgtagagaaaagccTTTAACAGGAAAAGTTCCTTATATGGTAAGTCGGAAAGAAAATGCCTGGGTCAATATCCCCTCAGTGTCTCCGGTGGGGAGACCTTAGGAGAGAGACACTGCGAAGACCCTGAGTGATAGAGGGAAGTGGAATCAGGAAGGGAAGCTTAAAGGGGGCTGGCACTTCTCAAAACCCAAACCACACAAACATATGATGTTTTCATGTCCCAGACTTGAGCTGAACCCCATGAGAAAGACATCACACTTCCAAACCCTAGCCTACTCCTCCCAAAGAGTGCTTTCTCGGCTTTATGCTGTGAAGAGAAGCAGAATGACGTTTGATGATTTTCTATAAACTCAAGAGGACTTCAGATGGTTCATGGAAAAAACTCTGCGTGGagttcaaaaacattttgcaccaaaataaatttatcttctaatttcattgtccacaaactttttgaaggactttCGTGTAGATAAGGTAGATTGatgtggaggggagagaagacatTTTTATATTTCCCTTGCTATCATTCTCCTGTCTATATCATAGGAAATGGCAGTGAGGATGTTACATTTCCCAGGTCTCTGTGCCTTCAATGAATGTAGCATCCATTTTCCAGTGAAACATAGTATCATGAGATTTGGGAGgtggcagctgggctgggggcatCTCAGGTTCCACAGACTTGAGTTCTGGCAGCAGCAGATGTTAAGAAGGCACTCCCCTCTCTGGGGGCCCCAGAGGAGCCATGATGTCAGCAGAGGCTTCCCATGAGGCTTTGAGAGGTTCCTGACCCCTCAGGGTTAAGGGTCTGTGCTGGCTTGTGCTGCTCCACACTTCCTAGCATTCCCAAGTGATAATTCCATGCAACAGACTCAATTCTGTCCAGAACGTCTATGGTGATTTCTCTTTCCTGGCTGGACTCGGACTACAGGTATCATCAAAGTTAATGTCACCGAGAGAACCTCAGTCAGATGCTGTCAGAAGTTCCTTCACGCACACAGGAAACGAGAGTTTAGGAAAAACCGGGGAACCATGAACAGTGTCAGAATCAGGAACTTCTGTCCTCACACAGAGAAGGGGAACTGAAAGTCTCGTGTAAGTGTAACATCTCCCAAATTTGGTGATCTCAGGAGGAGAACCAATCAGTGTCTTAGGACTGAACAATGTCATCAGTCGTTGAGCAGCACCTTGAGATTGAAGGTGCTAGTACAACCTGTAAAATGCCTTTGAATTTACCATGTACTTGTTAGGCACCTTTTAGTAACAAGGCATTATGGAAGCCAGCAAAAATTGTACTATTTGATATTTACTCCTGGAAGAGAAGATGCCAAGTTTAATATAGGACCGATTTTTTAGCACAGACTAATACTACCAAACACTGACCAGGCTCGTTCCTATGCCACCAGAAAATAAGTTTCTGAGCAATTTTATGGCAGAGATGTGTGGTGGACCTCCTCCTTTTAATGCTTTAGGTGTTAATGTCAGGGGATGTTTGAAGCCCTTAGATGTGATCAACCAGTAATACGCAGGTGTTTGCCTTAATCGTGCGTAAGGACAGCTGCATGACAGAGTAAGACCTCAGCATAACAGTGTGGAATGTCTACCTTAAGCAAATGTGTCAGGACTGATATTAAACCGTGGATTCACAATCTGATGGCTGCCTCACTGTCAGGTTTCTGATCACTGGAAGCATTTGGATGCCAGTCCTTTCTATATATGACTTAACATTTTGCTGTTCTATTACACTGTATTTTCAGAAAAGGGTGAGTTAGACTCTCTTAACTTTCAGTATACTCTTTGATAAacatcaaaatatacattttggaTCAGAACTCTGGTAATTATATGACACACGGAAAGAAATGGTAAAGCCCCCCTGGGGGTAATTATCCTCAGTGCTCCAAGTAAAATAAGCTCTAATTTACTCTAGCATATCCATTGCCCTGAGTCCCCAAACGAGGTGTGTCCCTAGAAGACTACTGCAGTCTCTGGTGACATTTCACAGGATGGAGGCCAAGAGTCACTTTTGCCGGCAACCACTATTCACATCGTTACTCACATCCCAACATACATAACTTTCCAATACCTCCCCACATCGGGAAATGTCGAAACACAAGCCTCCTTCTTGGGTATTCTCTAAATACAGGACAATGTCGGGATCCCAAGCTCTTGAGCAGAGTTTCTCTTATGGAGTCTAGGGCACTGGAGAAGCATGTCGCAATCAGGAGCTTCTTAAACGAAGCTCTGTCGCCAGGCACCACCAAGATCCAGGTGTTTTCCACGGCCTGACACTCTACCTGCTCTTTAGCTGATTCATCATCCCTCAGATAAAGTCCAGCTGTCACACCACAGAGGCATAATCTGTATTTATCTATCTCTTTAGGATATTTTCATTAATTCTATTTCCACTACTGTGTTTCAGATATACCCCTTTCTAAAACTGAGTTGGGATGAAAAAGTCTGTGACTGATCAACCAAACTTTTcgaatgatttttttgtttgtttgtttgttttgttcagaACTTCTtaacttgggccggcgccgtggcttaacaggctaatcctccgccttgcggtgccggcacaccgggttctagtcccggttggggcgccggattctatcccggttgcccctcttccaggccagctctctgctatggcctgggaaggcagtggaggatggcccaagtccttgggccctgcaccccatgggagaccaggagaagcacctggctcctggcttcggatcggcatgatgcgccggccgcagcagccattggagggtgaaccaacggcaaaaggaagacctttctctctgtctctctctctcactatccactctgcctgtcaagaaggaaaaaaaaaaaacagaacttctTAACTAGTGAACTATTCTTGTCCTGCACCCTGTACAAGAGCCCTTCCCCTAGCAACAGATGTGTCATCACAAAAGATTTTTCTGATTAGCTAACACTCagttgatttaaatttttaattgtcaGACTCTATCACATTctaccttctctttcttttattctggtctcttctgcctcactagtGGTTCCATTGACACCCATCAAGGAAACTAAGAAGAAAATGGCCATAAGCGGTGGAATACCAGTCCTGGGAtttttcatcattgctattctgATGAGCCCTCAGAAGTCTTGGGCTATCAAAGGTAGGTGCGGAGATAATCTAACCCTGGGACAGAAGACTGGGAAGCACTGGAGAAATGAGGTGGGGCATCTGCAAAATAATCattggagagaaagaaaagtgtgGCAGATGTTATGAGTGTCCAAATCTATGATAAATTTTCATTTGGAGGAGTTCTTCCCTCCTCAGAAAATTAAAGTCAATGTTAATTTAGAGGAACAAAACTGAGTTGAATATTTATTCACACAACTGACTTGATACTAGCCAAACTTGTTAGGATGTAGACAATATATACTGGTGGTATTAAGAGATTCTAATGGtgggttttaatttttctttccagaaaattattaatattaaaaaccaAAAGCCTTACATAAATTTGTGAgaataagtaagaaaaaaatatgagacATTCTTAGCACTGTTCCTGGTAGTtaactttgatttttgttttcttttttttttttttggtagttaaCTTTTGAATGTATATCCTATAAGCATCTCTGAGCACAAACATTGTTGGagatcaccaaaaaaaaaaaaaagtcgcctAAAGGTGATGATCTACCCAAGGAGGAGAGATGGCAAGCAGACCGATGTGAATTGCTCTTAATTTACAGTCTTAATAATGTGTTAGCCACCTTCCCTTCCCTGCCACCACACCCCTGTGCCACCCTAGATCTTACATGTTCTGTCATTGTTATATGTATTTCCAAAAGAGCAGAAAATTGAATTAAGGAAGTGGGAAGTCTGACATTGCTCTCTGCCATCTCCAGAGCAAACATTTGCTCTGTAGTAATGACATGTTGCAAAAACAAAGTATTCTTCACCCAACTGACTCCACAGAAGGTGACAGGTAGGCTGGAAATGAGCAAAGTAATTACCCAGCTCCCAGACCCATGCTGCCAGTTGCAGACCTCTGCTACCCTCAAAGAACCATTTATGGGGGTGCTTACCTGAAGAGATAGAGGCTCTTCCCTTGAACTGGACAGGGACAGatagaatatttatatttgtatatagatataaatacaAAGTAAGAGTCTGGGTTTATCAATATACAGTCAAATGTTAAAATTCTTCCCCTTATCTCTGAAGGCCAACTGGAGAAGCGATCCCTATCTCATCTGCTCACACCGTGAAAGTTGCATCCTCACCAACTGTAGCTTTACTTCTTTAGGTTGATTATTCCCTTGGTGTTGGTTATTCTCAGCATCAGCCATAATAGAGTATATCCCATAATAACAGTCCCAGTCTGAGGagctggggttagggttagggttaatatAAAAGTTGAGTTGCCAAAATCAATTCAAACATGACCCTTCTACAGAGGTATCTATGTTGTGGATTTCAATTCAGAGAAGTGAGTATTCCACAACATTCCAAGGCATCAATATTAATTTCCTGCCTTGAGCCTTGGTTATATTTTCCCTGGGTCTGGTACTTAAATATAAAGAAGTTTCTGACCCTAAAATGTGAATGGTGCTTGTTATAGGCCTGATGATATACTAGGAAGTTACTTacctatctcatttaatcttgaaAACAAACCTATGGCAGAATCAAGACCACAGCAGAATTGGAAATTGAAAAATTACACACAAGTAGGTAGAATAACATGCTCACATTTACTAAGTAGCTATGCAGGAAATTAAGATTGTATTTGCTTCTGGAGTTCAGAATCCAACCTTTTAAGCAGGGTTTCTTCTTTAGAATACAATATTCTAAGAAAGACACTGTGTTGAACCCTAGCCTTGCTGTGTTTAATGACTAGTATAGAGAATGAGAGAACATTCCCTTGTAGGGGCTACTGCTGAATTCCTAAGAAGAAAATCATCTGGAAGCCAAATGACAGCTTTGCAAGACTGTGGTCTTTTTCAGCCCTCATGTCCTTCCATCCGTCCTCTCTAACACGGTCCTTTTCCCTCCAGGCTTTGTCAACACAGCTGAACCAGACTTCACCTTTTCACTCATTGTTTCTCTCCACCATTCCTCCAGTCCGCTTGGTCCTTTCCATCGCCACCACTTCCTGCCTTTTCGCATGTGGGTTCTGCATCTCCCTATGCTGATTCCCCGCTAATTCTTGTTCCTTCCATTTCAGAGGAACACGTGATCATCCAGGCCGAGTACTATCTGTCCCCTGACAATTTAGGAGAGTTCATGTTTGACTTTGATGGTgatgagatcttccatgtggatatGGACAAAAGAGAGACGGTCTGGCGGCTTAAAGAATTCGGACAATTTGCCAGCTTTGAGGCCCAGGGTGCATTGGCAAATATAGCAGTGGACAGAGCCAACCTGGACATCATGATAAAGCGCTCCAACCACACCCCGGATACCAATggtacctctctctgtgttgcacCCCTGAACGTGAGAATGCATAGCTTTAAAGTCCATGCCTCTGCCCTGTGTGTTACATTATGACTGACTTGCCCTTCCCAGAGTCTCCCCTTGCCTAAGCAAGTTCCCAGTTCTCCTGCCACAGGCCTGGGAATTTATGTGTGTGTCCCTTTATCAGTGTGCTAAGATCTTGTCTCTACCATGCCTGGTGACTCACAAAGTGACTGTCCTGCTCGGGGAACAAGTGCTCTGGCTGTCTGATGCCTCAGTCTTGGCTCCAGCTCATTCCAAAGGCTGTCGGTTAAGTATCAGACAATGTGGCATAGGCTTCTCAGGGCATAAGAGTCCATAGCTGGGTTTATTCCACCACTCactgtgaaaggcagaatggcaagCCCAAGCCATGGATGCTAATTTCTGTCATGTTTCCCTCAGTGCCTCCAGAGGTGACTCTGCTCCCAAGCAGCCCTGTGGAACTGGGAGAGCCCAACGTCCTCATCTGTTTCATCGACAAGTTCTCCCCACCTGTGATCAATGTCACATGGCTCCGAAATGGAAACCCTGTCACCATGGGAATATCAGAAACGGTCTTCCTGCCCAGGGATGACCACCTTTTCCGCAAATTCCACTATCTCCCCTTCCTGCCCTCCACCGAGGACGTCTACGACTGCAAAGTGGAGCACTGGGGTTTGGAGGAGCCGACTCTCAAGCACTGGGGTATGGTCCATCCTTCCGGCCCCTTTCTCTTAAGATTGCTTCCTACGATGCTGCCTGCACCCTCGGATGCAGGGTACTGTTTCATAACATCTGCCACAATCCATACCTGTCTTCTTTCATTACCCGGTTTCTTCCACTTTCTAACCACAATTCCCTTGATACATTGTCTTCATTCCTCTTCGATCGATTCCCTATATTTCATTCTAAACTCTACCCCCTACCACATTCTTTACCATGTACTCTGTTTTATTTTGCTCCAGAGTTTGAAGCACGAACCCCTCTTCCAGAGACtacagaaaatgtggtgtgcGCCCTAGGGCTGGTTGTGGGTCTGGTGGGCATCATTGTTGGCACCATCTTCATCATCAAGGGCGTGCACAAGGGCAATGCTACAGAACGCCGGGGGACTCTGTGAGCACAGGGAGGTGGGTGAGGCATGGTCAGAGAAGGACTCATGTGGGAGTAGCTAAGGGTGGAAGACAAGGTGGGGGAAAGGATGTGTGATGTTTTTAAGAAAGAGGTGTAGGAAAAGTTGttgttctttatttctattttgctaGAATGACTCAGACATTGGAATTATCTGGTGTCCCAAAGCATCAGGGCCCTTTATCCCCTTCCAGAGATGTGTGTCTAGACCACACTTTCTGTCTTGGAAATCGTCTCCAGTAACTAAGGCCACTGCTTCATATTAGAGTAATGAGTCCAGCGATCTAGGATGGGAGGCCCCACCATTGGCTTATATTTGCTGAGGGAGACTATCAATTAAGAGGCACTTACAAGCCGGGGTCCACTGATATTAGAGGTCATATCTCTGCATGCAGTGGAAATATTTTAGAGGCCAAGGCGATTTCTGTCCCTCCTGTCTGAGAGAGCTCTGAGAGAGtggaaaggggagaggaagagggaatgagagaaggggagggaggggggagggagggggagagagagagaagaagaaggagtcAAATGCAAAAGCTCAAAATATTCATCTTAAACATTTTAGTAACTGTATGTGTCCTGATACAGGTAATTCCTTTCTTAGAGAGAAGATTGAAGATTCAGTGTCTGATGCAATAACTTCACGAGCCTGGCAGTACTTCAGCGGTCAACCTCTGCCAGCATCTTCAGCGCTTTCCAGATTTTTAGCCACCCCAGGGATACTGACACCTTCCCTGATCCTTCCGCTCTCTAGCATCTAGTTGGCTTTCCCTCTTTATCACTGTTTCCTGTATCTGCTTTTCCTGTGTTTCCTACCATCTTGTCATCACCATGCAATACCTCTGTAACAAACCCCACAAAATTCTTTCACTGCTATGCAACTTTCTGAACATTTCATGAGGGCATCTCCTGTGTACTTATTGCTTAGGATTTCtcaaaactgatttttttcttaaatacagtAAACTGGTTTTGGTGAATTTGGTGTCTGAaacaggtgttttgttttgtttttgttttgttttgtttgttttggtgggAGCAACAGATTTGAGGAATGCATGTGGTCCTTCCCATCAAGAAATATCTGAATATTGAAAATGCCTTTTACATTCTGgaattaaccagaaatatccaggttcACTAGGGCTTGGTCTCACTGTAAGCCTCTGAAGGCAATCCTGTTGCTGTGATCAAACCTTCACCAGGGAAACCCTATGGCAGGGCTGGTTTGTTTGGTGATCTCTACTCATCAATGTGCTCTGCATCCAGTTTTGGTTATCAGACCTCCAAGTCAAGAAAATAGTTGTATCTTCAGCAGAGTGTGTCCCAAAGCCCAGATTTTGGCCTTGGTActaaggaagacagagagaggggagaagatgGGGGTAGGATGGGGAGTAAAATCAGAAAAGCATCCATATACATTAAAGGATTTACAAATCAACTCTACACATTCCAAAATCAATGAAGAATGAGACTAGACACCGAAGAGTGACATTATCAGTTCTATGAGACATAGCCTTGAGCACCTGATCACGCCTAGAAGAGTTTGACTTATTActggatccatttttttttttatttgacaggtagagttataaacaatgagagagagagacagagagaaaggtcttccttccgttggttcactccccaaatggctgccatgaccagggctgcattgatccaaatccaggagccaggtgcttcctcctggtctcccgtgtggctgcaggggcccaagcactcggaccatcctccacggctctcccgggcgacagcagagaactggactggaagaggagcaactgggaccagaacccagttctcatgtgggatgctggcaccacaggcagaggattaaccaagtgagccacggcaccggcctggatcCATCTTATATCTGGAAATGTGCCCTTGAGTGGGGAAACAGTAATGAGAGAAAGGACAGGGTGCAGCACTAAAATGGGAGGAAAACTCATTATAAACACAGTGAGCTATGGCTCATTTGTTTGTGAAAGTTtggtgattttcatttttaagatggtTACCAGAACCTACCACAAACCATAAAAATGAACTACCCATGGCAGTGGAAGACTGGCCAATAAGAACTGTGGAAAGGCGTTAGACTGGGCTTTCATCCTGGCTCTATCACTTAGTAGAGACACATCCACCTGTATCTTAGCTTCAGATTCCTTGTTATAGTACTGATGTCAATTTTTACTACACTGGGTTATTATgagcattaaaagaaaaacttaggTGACTACTAAAAACTGGCTTCTGTCAAAGCAGAATCTTGACAATATTGAAGACAGAATAGGCAGGGGTGTTTGTCTTACACAACTCCAAATTTGTATTATAAAGTAAATAGATGTACAGTGGGGAACACACTAAAACTCAGACAATTAtgcaataaaaaagcaaaaaataaatccagATCCTCCACATAAGAAAGCTACTttttaatagactttattttttagagaagttTTGAGTTTACAGAAAATTGTAGAAAGAATAGAGGAGACCATGTGTCCTCTGCAGACcctccagtttctccttttaTTACAATAATGCATTAGTGTACACTTGTTACAACTGACTTAGACTAATACTTGCTATTAGCTAAAGCCCAGGGTCACA
The sequence above is drawn from the Lepus europaeus isolate LE1 chromosome 3, mLepTim1.pri, whole genome shotgun sequence genome and encodes:
- the LOC133756826 gene encoding HLA class II histocompatibility antigen, DR alpha chain encodes the protein MAISGGIPVLGFFIIAILMSPQKSWAIKEEHVIIQAEYYLSPDNLGEFMFDFDGDEIFHVDMDKRETVWRLKEFGQFASFEAQGALANIAVDRANLDIMIKRSNHTPDTNVPPEVTLLPSSPVELGEPNVLICFIDKFSPPVINVTWLRNGNPVTMGISETVFLPRDDHLFRKFHYLPFLPSTEDVYDCKVEHWGLEEPTLKHWEFEARTPLPETTENVVCALGLVVGLVGIIVGTIFIIKGVHKGNATERRGTL